One Massilia putida DNA window includes the following coding sequences:
- a CDS encoding 3-keto-5-aminohexanoate cleavage protein, with the protein MSVNTFRASDRPLVIEAAISSVVANAGGCEPSTKQIIDEARACIDAGAGIIHCHHNFSLSRADAIAQYIEINRSVQESHPGTLMYPGFLPGSHFEERMEHLEPMFEAGVLTMYAFDPGLSIHGRLDEHGLMTKSVSNGATFEQASAMIERGYRYRAPASLGIFEPGGLRWVRSFGAAGKLVPGTLVKLYFPGNNAWGASGSTATYGIPPSKEALDIYLSLLEGANTPWIVSILGGSILDTDLARYVLERGGHLRVGIEDPLGRATMSNVEMVEAVIALAQQVGRPVARSTEALAVLSAG; encoded by the coding sequence ATGTCCGTTAACACCTTCAGGGCCAGCGACCGCCCGCTCGTCATCGAAGCCGCGATTTCGTCTGTCGTCGCCAACGCCGGCGGCTGCGAGCCAAGCACGAAGCAGATCATCGATGAGGCGCGCGCCTGCATTGACGCCGGTGCCGGCATCATCCACTGCCACCATAATTTCTCGCTGAGCCGTGCCGACGCGATCGCGCAATATATCGAGATCAATCGCAGCGTTCAGGAGTCGCACCCCGGCACGCTGATGTATCCAGGCTTTCTTCCGGGGAGCCACTTCGAGGAACGCATGGAACATCTGGAACCGATGTTCGAAGCGGGCGTGCTGACGATGTATGCCTTCGATCCTGGGCTCTCGATCCATGGCCGGCTGGATGAGCATGGCTTGATGACGAAGTCGGTCAGCAATGGCGCGACCTTCGAACAGGCCAGCGCCATGATCGAGCGCGGCTACCGCTACCGCGCGCCGGCTTCCCTGGGTATCTTCGAGCCGGGCGGCCTGCGCTGGGTGCGCTCCTTTGGCGCCGCCGGCAAGCTGGTGCCGGGGACCCTGGTGAAGCTTTATTTTCCCGGAAATAACGCCTGGGGTGCGTCGGGGTCGACCGCGACCTACGGTATTCCGCCGTCGAAAGAAGCGCTGGATATTTATCTGTCGCTCCTGGAGGGGGCGAACACGCCATGGATCGTTTCGATCCTGGGCGGCAGTATCCTCGATACCGACCTGGCGCGGTACGTCCTGGAACGCGGCGGTCATTTGCGCGTCGGCATCGAAGATCCACTGGGACGCGCGACGATGAGTAATGTCGAAATGGTCGAGGCCGTGATTGCGTTGGCGCAGCAGGTAGGCCGTCCCGTGGCGCGCAGCACCGAAGCACTGGCGGTACTTTCAGCGGGATAA
- a CDS encoding amidohydrolase family protein: MNTSSYPIYDADRHFYEPPEAFLRHLPKKFHKEFQYVQVNGRTKLAVGGQLSDYIPNPTFEVVAAPGVHEKWYRGDNPDGLSLREATGEPIASQASFHNGDAHIAVMDEQHIHAGLFLPTLASIIEERLSAQPEVIHALLHSLNMWTAEECGFACQGRLFPVPMINLSDVDAACAELDFLLKAGARVVGIRPAPVAGLKGGRSMGFKEFDPFWARIEESRIFVVMHVSDSGYDKIFQWWTAGGKGEFRPFEKDPFGEVLDWMGRPIADSLAAMICHGMFDRFPNVRVASLENGATWLEPLLKRLGSTFHKMPKAFKRDPRETFREHVYVAPFYEDSISNVVELIGVERVLFGSDWPHPEGLGNPMDYLKDIASLDAGQTQRVMSTNLKDLLEGKR; the protein is encoded by the coding sequence ATGAACACTTCCAGCTACCCTATCTACGACGCCGATCGCCACTTCTACGAGCCGCCCGAGGCGTTCCTGCGCCATCTGCCCAAGAAATTCCACAAGGAGTTCCAGTATGTCCAGGTCAACGGGCGCACCAAGCTGGCCGTCGGCGGGCAGTTGTCCGACTACATTCCGAACCCGACCTTCGAAGTCGTCGCGGCGCCCGGTGTGCACGAAAAATGGTACCGGGGCGACAACCCGGACGGCCTGTCGCTGCGCGAGGCGACCGGCGAACCGATCGCTTCGCAGGCGTCGTTCCACAATGGCGACGCCCACATCGCCGTGATGGACGAACAGCACATCCACGCAGGGCTGTTCCTGCCGACCCTCGCATCGATCATCGAGGAGCGCCTGTCCGCGCAGCCGGAAGTCATCCACGCGCTGCTGCATAGCCTGAACATGTGGACCGCTGAGGAATGCGGCTTCGCGTGCCAGGGCCGGCTGTTCCCGGTGCCGATGATCAACCTGTCCGACGTCGACGCCGCGTGCGCGGAACTGGACTTCCTGCTGAAGGCGGGCGCTCGCGTGGTCGGCATTCGCCCGGCGCCGGTGGCCGGCCTGAAGGGCGGCCGTTCCATGGGTTTCAAGGAATTCGACCCGTTCTGGGCACGTATCGAGGAATCGCGGATTTTCGTCGTGATGCACGTGTCCGACTCCGGCTACGACAAGATCTTCCAGTGGTGGACCGCCGGCGGCAAGGGCGAATTCCGGCCGTTCGAAAAGGACCCCTTCGGCGAAGTCCTGGACTGGATGGGCCGGCCGATCGCCGACTCGCTCGCGGCGATGATCTGTCACGGCATGTTCGACCGCTTCCCGAACGTGCGGGTCGCTTCGCTGGAGAACGGCGCCACCTGGCTCGAACCGCTGCTCAAGCGCCTTGGCAGCACGTTCCACAAGATGCCGAAAGCATTCAAGCGCGACCCGCGCGAAACGTTCCGCGAGCATGTGTACGTGGCGCCCTTTTATGAGGACAGCATCAGCAACGTGGTGGAACTGATCGGCGTGGAGCGCGTGCTGTTCGGCAGCGACTGGCCCCATCCCGAAGGCCTGGGCAATCCGATGGACTA
- a CDS encoding TetR/AcrR family transcriptional regulator, translating into MKSSSSGPPSAMLVASRASVQLFIARGSSDVSIRELAAHVGISERTFYRYFPRKEDVVRPFLENGLQRIVDGFAARSASEPIMDSLAAAWADAWPLKEPGASAVFFRILEQHDSYRAARLQAIIDSEALWAEAIATRLGLAPSSPQALVAGAAIVTAFRMAWQSFSLDPTLDPLATLIRNFHFFSALLATPAEAADTGHFNHITQKTGNQHVR; encoded by the coding sequence ATGAAATCGAGCTCATCTGGACCACCCTCGGCCATGCTTGTGGCGTCGCGCGCCAGCGTGCAATTGTTCATCGCACGTGGTTCGAGTGATGTGTCGATCAGGGAACTCGCCGCGCACGTCGGCATCTCGGAACGTACTTTCTACCGCTATTTCCCGCGCAAGGAGGATGTGGTGCGCCCATTCCTGGAGAACGGCTTGCAACGGATCGTCGACGGTTTCGCCGCCCGCAGCGCCAGCGAACCGATCATGGATTCGCTTGCGGCGGCCTGGGCGGACGCTTGGCCATTGAAGGAACCGGGCGCCAGCGCCGTATTTTTCCGCATCCTGGAGCAGCACGACAGCTATCGGGCGGCTCGCTTGCAGGCCATCATCGACAGCGAGGCGCTGTGGGCGGAAGCGATCGCGACGCGCCTGGGCCTGGCGCCGTCGTCGCCGCAGGCGCTGGTTGCCGGTGCCGCCATCGTCACTGCGTTTCGCATGGCATGGCAGTCATTCAGCCTCGATCCCACCCTGGATCCCCTGGCGACGCTGATACGGAATTTTCATTTTTTCAGCGCCCTGCTGGCGACGCCGGCAGAGGCGGCCGACACCGGTCATTTCAACCACATCACTCAGAAAACAGGGAATCAACATGTCCGTTAA
- a CDS encoding enoyl-CoA hydratase/isomerase family protein, translating to MELLTARHGPVEVLTLNRPAQRNALTPGLIAALSAALGEAAASEEVRAVVLTAVGDKAFCAGMDLGAFALDRNDHGARTNLHYDRFATGCYPKPVIAAINGSAVAGGFELLLHCDLAVAARHAMFGLPEVKRGLFPAGGGTLLPSRIPLALALEFGLTGELVDASRLLQLGLLNRVVDSTEVVGAALALAQRVASNAPLGVAATRRAMWRCSREGTEAARRSLQASIDEVFQSDDALEGARAFTEKRPPRWTGK from the coding sequence ATGGAACTGCTGACGGCACGGCACGGCCCCGTCGAGGTGCTGACGCTGAACCGGCCGGCGCAGCGCAACGCCCTGACGCCCGGATTGATTGCCGCCTTGTCCGCCGCACTCGGAGAAGCGGCGGCATCGGAGGAGGTGCGCGCCGTCGTGTTGACCGCGGTGGGCGACAAGGCATTCTGCGCGGGCATGGACCTGGGCGCCTTCGCGCTGGATCGAAACGACCATGGTGCCCGTACCAATCTCCATTACGACCGGTTTGCGACAGGCTGCTACCCCAAGCCCGTGATCGCGGCGATCAATGGCAGCGCTGTCGCCGGCGGTTTTGAACTGCTGCTCCACTGCGACCTGGCGGTGGCTGCCCGGCATGCGATGTTCGGTTTGCCGGAAGTGAAGCGGGGACTGTTCCCGGCCGGTGGCGGCACCCTGCTGCCGTCGCGGATCCCCCTTGCGCTGGCGCTCGAATTCGGGCTGACAGGAGAGCTGGTCGACGCATCCCGGCTCCTCCAGCTTGGCCTGCTGAACCGGGTGGTGGACAGCACCGAGGTCGTTGGAGCGGCACTGGCGCTGGCCCAGCGCGTCGCGTCCAACGCGCCTCTCGGGGTCGCCGCAACCCGGCGTGCGATGTGGCGTTGCTCACGCGAGGGCACCGAGGCCGCGCGCCGATCGCTCCAGGCGAGTATCGACGAAGTCTTCCAGAGCGACGACGCGCTCGAAGGTGCGCGGGCATTCACGGAAAAGCGCCCGCCGCGGTGGACCGGAAAATGA
- a CDS encoding branched-chain amino acid aminotransferase gives MILFSSSDMPASNPTVKITLSTTRLAAAEREKELKAIQFGRVFTDHMAVVDYRNGTWQDGEVKAYAAIPLSPAASVLHYGQAIFEGFKAYRQPDGSVSMFRPEENWHRFNRSAQRLAMPAIPKDLFIGASEALVAIDEAWVPSGPGESLYLRPFMIATDPYLGVRPSETYMFLVIASPAGEYFPQGLKPVSVWVSKDYVRAAPGGTGEAKCAGNYAASLLAQAEAKDQGCDQVIWLDAIEREIIEEMGGMNLFFVYRQQGEPVVVTPALTGTLLAGITRSTLLDLAADLGLKAEERRLRLTDVLQDIASGAISEVFACGTAAVITPVGEIKGRGFAQVVNDGGNGPVAMALRDALLGIQRGTAPDKHGWMHAVLLGSTPR, from the coding sequence ATGATCCTATTTTCATCCTCCGATATGCCTGCCTCCAACCCCACCGTTAAAATCACCCTATCGACCACCCGCCTCGCTGCAGCAGAACGCGAGAAAGAGCTGAAGGCCATTCAGTTCGGCCGCGTGTTCACCGATCACATGGCAGTGGTCGACTATCGCAACGGCACCTGGCAGGATGGCGAGGTGAAGGCATACGCTGCGATTCCGCTGTCCCCGGCCGCGTCGGTCCTGCATTATGGACAGGCGATTTTCGAAGGCTTCAAGGCCTATCGCCAGCCGGACGGATCGGTCAGCATGTTCCGCCCCGAGGAAAACTGGCACCGTTTCAATCGCAGCGCGCAGCGCCTGGCCATGCCGGCGATCCCGAAAGACCTGTTCATCGGCGCAAGCGAAGCGCTGGTGGCGATTGACGAAGCCTGGGTACCCTCCGGCCCGGGAGAGAGCCTGTACCTGCGGCCGTTTATGATTGCCACGGACCCTTACCTCGGCGTGCGCCCATCCGAAACGTATATGTTCCTCGTGATCGCCTCGCCGGCCGGCGAGTATTTCCCGCAAGGGCTCAAACCCGTCAGTGTCTGGGTCAGCAAGGATTACGTGCGCGCCGCGCCGGGCGGCACGGGCGAAGCGAAGTGTGCGGGTAACTATGCGGCCAGTCTGCTGGCGCAGGCGGAAGCCAAGGACCAGGGTTGCGACCAGGTGATTTGGCTGGACGCGATCGAGCGCGAAATCATCGAGGAAATGGGCGGCATGAACCTGTTTTTCGTGTACCGACAACAAGGCGAACCGGTCGTCGTGACGCCCGCGCTGACCGGTACGCTGCTCGCCGGGATCACGCGGTCGACCCTGCTGGACCTTGCCGCCGACCTCGGATTGAAAGCCGAAGAACGCAGGCTCCGCCTGACCGATGTACTGCAGGATATCGCGTCCGGTGCAATCTCCGAAGTGTTCGCCTGCGGTACGGCGGCCGTGATCACGCCGGTGGGTGAAATCAAGGGCCGCGGCTTCGCACAGGTCGTCAATGATGGTGGCAACGGCCCGGTTGCCATGGCCCTGCGCGACGCCCTGCTCGGCATCCAGCGTGGCACGGCGCCCGACAAGCATGGCTGGATGCATGCGGTGCTGCTCGGCTCCACTCCACGGTAA
- a CDS encoding methyl-accepting chemotaxis protein, whose protein sequence is MKPSSLKIGHRLGAGFGTLIVLMIVITGISALQLWQSNGRLGVIVKERYPATVLVNTIKADLTDMVGNMRNILVVNDVAASQTQLSLMQQSGEFVEENSVKLAAMMNGSDEERQHIANLNRKRADFNELRGRFVMMVKEGQLAPAKDLMLSQIQPFAESYVAAVDSLIQYQGKQAEAAGEHAAAATAVSLKIMAAIALAASVIGVALSILVTRGITRPLNDAVALAGKVANGDLSVDITVRSTDEIGALMLSLKNMNGSLASIVGDVRAGTDSIATASVEIALGTAQLSERTEQQADSLHATSTAVDELNATVRQNAGNAELANQLGTNAVATALKGGAVVSQVVSTMNLIKESSRRIGDITGVIDSIAFQTNILALNAAVEAARAGEQGRGFAVVAAEVRNLAHRSADAAREIKGLIVDSVGRVDTGHELVEQAGTTMTEIQDAVQKVTAIVAQISAATLAQSTGINAVTEAVAQMDDMTQQNSALVEEAMASTEALRDQAAALASAVSVFKLEGPVEEGEVTAIQPVRRPRWKQVLRLGAPARASVL, encoded by the coding sequence ATGAAACCAAGCAGTTTGAAGATCGGGCATCGGCTCGGCGCGGGGTTCGGCACCTTGATCGTACTGATGATCGTCATTACCGGCATCAGCGCGCTCCAGCTGTGGCAGAGCAATGGCCGCCTCGGCGTGATCGTGAAGGAGCGATACCCCGCCACGGTGCTGGTCAACACCATCAAGGCCGACCTGACCGACATGGTCGGCAACATGCGCAACATCCTGGTGGTCAACGATGTCGCCGCCAGCCAGACGCAATTGTCGCTGATGCAGCAGAGCGGCGAGTTCGTCGAAGAGAACAGCGTCAAGCTCGCCGCGATGATGAACGGGTCCGATGAAGAGCGCCAGCATATAGCCAACCTCAACCGGAAGCGGGCTGACTTCAACGAGCTGCGCGGCCGCTTTGTTATGATGGTCAAGGAAGGCCAGCTGGCGCCGGCGAAGGACCTGATGCTGTCGCAGATCCAGCCGTTCGCCGAATCATATGTCGCCGCGGTCGACAGCCTGATCCAGTACCAGGGCAAGCAGGCCGAAGCGGCCGGGGAGCATGCCGCCGCCGCGACCGCCGTGTCGCTCAAGATCATGGCCGCCATTGCGCTCGCCGCCAGTGTGATCGGGGTGGCCCTTTCGATACTGGTCACGCGCGGCATCACGCGCCCGCTCAACGATGCTGTCGCGCTGGCCGGCAAGGTAGCCAACGGTGACCTCAGCGTCGACATCACGGTGCGTTCGACGGACGAAATAGGTGCCCTGATGCTGTCGCTGAAAAACATGAACGGCAGCCTGGCAAGCATCGTCGGCGATGTACGCGCCGGTACCGACAGCATCGCCACAGCGTCGGTCGAGATCGCCTTGGGCACTGCGCAGCTTTCCGAACGCACGGAGCAGCAAGCAGATTCGCTGCACGCGACGTCGACGGCAGTCGACGAATTGAATGCCACCGTTCGCCAGAACGCCGGCAATGCGGAACTGGCCAACCAGCTCGGCACAAACGCCGTTGCGACCGCGCTCAAAGGCGGGGCGGTGGTCAGTCAGGTGGTATCGACCATGAACCTGATCAAGGAATCGTCGCGGCGCATCGGCGACATCACCGGTGTGATCGACAGCATTGCGTTCCAGACCAATATCCTGGCGCTGAATGCCGCGGTCGAAGCGGCGCGCGCAGGAGAACAGGGGCGCGGGTTTGCCGTCGTCGCCGCCGAGGTCAGGAACCTGGCACACAGGTCCGCCGATGCGGCGCGCGAGATTAAGGGGCTGATCGTCGATTCCGTGGGCCGGGTCGATACCGGTCATGAACTGGTCGAGCAGGCTGGCACGACCATGACCGAAATCCAGGACGCAGTGCAGAAGGTGACGGCGATCGTGGCCCAGATCAGCGCGGCGACCCTGGCGCAGAGCACGGGGATCAATGCGGTGACGGAGGCAGTCGCGCAGATGGATGATATGACGCAGCAGAATTCGGCGCTGGTGGAGGAAGCGATGGCGTCGACGGAAGCGCTGCGCGACCAGGCGGCGGCACTGGCTAGTGCGGTGAGCGTGTTCAAGCTGGAAGGCCCTGTGGAAGAAGGCGAGGTAACGGCGATACAGCCGGTGCGACGCCCACGCTGGAAGCAAGTGCTCAGGCTTGGAGCGCCAGCGCGAGCGAGCGTCTTGTGA
- a CDS encoding electron transfer flavoprotein-ubiquinone oxidoreductase, giving the protein MEYDVVIVGGGPAGLAASIRLKQLAAEKGQDVSVCVLEKGGELGAHILSGAVMDPRALDELFPNWKELGAPLNTPVTEDRVLFLTETKSYQTPSMFVPKMLTNHGNYVISLANVVRWLGQQAEALGVEIFPGFPAAEILYNDDGSVKGVATGNMGVNRHGQPTDAFQLGMELHAKYTLFAEGSRGHLGKQLMAKYDLNKGKDPQTYGIGIKELWEIDPAKHKPGLVIHTAGWPLDNDTYGGSFLYHLENNQVAVGFVVGLAYQNPYLSPYEEFQRYKTHPAIRHFFEGGKRISYGARAITAGGLQSLPKTVFPGGALIGCDAGFLNTSRIKGSHAAIKTGMLAADAAYAALGAGRQHDELLSYPVAFEQSWLHEELHVARNFKPWMSKGLITGTIMVGIDQILFKGKAPWTLHHTHADHECLRPASDFKPIVYPKPDGKLTFDRLSSVFISNTNHAEDQPIHLTLKNPNVPVEINLAKFAGPEQRYCPAGVYEFVKTDEGKDRLQINAQNCLHCKTCDIKDPTQNIVWVTPEGGGGPNYTNM; this is encoded by the coding sequence ATGGAATACGACGTGGTCATCGTCGGCGGCGGCCCGGCCGGCCTGGCAGCAAGCATCCGCCTGAAACAGCTGGCGGCCGAGAAAGGCCAGGACGTGTCGGTCTGCGTGCTGGAAAAAGGCGGCGAGCTGGGCGCGCACATCCTGTCGGGCGCCGTGATGGACCCGCGCGCGCTGGACGAACTGTTCCCGAACTGGAAGGAACTGGGCGCACCGCTGAACACGCCCGTGACGGAAGACCGCGTGCTGTTCCTCACCGAGACCAAGTCGTACCAGACGCCGTCGATGTTCGTGCCGAAGATGCTGACGAACCATGGCAACTACGTGATCTCGCTGGCCAACGTCGTGCGCTGGCTGGGCCAGCAGGCGGAAGCGCTCGGTGTCGAGATCTTCCCCGGCTTCCCGGCCGCCGAGATCCTGTACAACGACGACGGCTCCGTGAAGGGCGTTGCCACCGGCAACATGGGCGTCAACCGCCACGGCCAGCCGACCGATGCGTTCCAGCTGGGCATGGAGTTGCACGCGAAATACACGCTGTTCGCGGAAGGCTCGCGCGGCCACCTCGGCAAGCAGCTGATGGCGAAGTACGACCTGAACAAGGGCAAGGATCCGCAGACCTACGGCATCGGCATCAAGGAACTGTGGGAAATCGATCCGGCCAAGCACAAGCCGGGCCTCGTGATCCACACGGCCGGCTGGCCGCTGGATAACGACACCTACGGCGGCTCGTTCCTGTACCACCTGGAAAACAACCAGGTCGCGGTCGGCTTCGTCGTAGGACTGGCCTACCAGAACCCGTACCTGTCGCCGTACGAAGAGTTCCAGCGTTATAAAACGCACCCGGCGATCCGCCACTTCTTCGAAGGCGGCAAACGCATCTCGTACGGCGCGCGCGCGATCACGGCAGGCGGCCTGCAGTCGCTGCCGAAGACCGTGTTCCCGGGCGGCGCGCTGATCGGCTGCGACGCCGGCTTCCTGAACACGAGCCGCATCAAGGGCAGCCACGCCGCCATCAAGACGGGCATGCTGGCCGCTGACGCCGCGTACGCCGCACTGGGCGCGGGCCGCCAGCACGACGAGCTGCTGAGCTATCCGGTCGCCTTCGAACAGTCGTGGCTGCACGAGGAACTGCACGTCGCGCGCAACTTCAAGCCGTGGATGAGCAAGGGCCTGATCACGGGCACGATCATGGTCGGCATCGACCAGATCCTGTTCAAGGGCAAGGCGCCGTGGACGCTGCACCACACCCACGCGGACCACGAATGCCTGCGCCCGGCGTCCGACTTCAAGCCCATCGTCTATCCGAAGCCGGACGGCAAGCTGACGTTCGACCGCCTGTCGTCCGTGTTCATCTCGAACACGAACCATGCGGAAGACCAGCCCATCCACCTCACGCTGAAGAATCCGAACGTGCCGGTCGAGATCAACCTGGCCAAGTTCGCGGGTCCGGAACAGAGATACTGCCCCGCCGGCGTGTATGAGTTCGTGAAGACGGACGAGGGCAAGGACCGCCTGCAGATCAATGCGCAGAACTGCTTGCACTGCAAGACCTGCGACATCAAGGACCCGACGCAGAACATCGTGTGGGTCACGCCGGAAGGTGGCGGCGGGCCGAATTATACAAATATGTAG
- a CDS encoding SDR family NAD(P)-dependent oxidoreductase: MTNLVVVTGAAGALGRAVVAAFLENGDRVLAVDIDAGALRGAYEGQDRVRTVAANLVDASLAGRALAEALAADGPAAVLCNIAGGFDMGPAVHEDTGGLWRRMMDLNVATLINACAAIVPGMLAGGGGKIVNVAAASAASGKAAMGAYIASKDAVARLTESMSQELRGQGINVNAVAPSILDTPANRMGMPDADPGRWVGVSDLAAVVVFLASARARAVHGAVIPVVGLS, from the coding sequence ATGACCAATCTTGTGGTAGTGACCGGCGCGGCGGGGGCGCTCGGCAGGGCGGTGGTTGCGGCGTTCCTGGAAAACGGCGACCGGGTGCTGGCCGTCGATATCGACGCGGGCGCATTGCGCGGGGCATACGAGGGGCAGGACAGGGTGCGGACAGTGGCCGCCAACCTGGTGGACGCCAGTCTCGCCGGTCGCGCATTGGCCGAAGCGCTCGCTGCCGACGGCCCCGCGGCGGTCCTGTGCAATATCGCAGGCGGCTTCGACATGGGCCCGGCCGTCCATGAAGATACAGGCGGGTTATGGCGCCGCATGATGGACCTGAACGTGGCGACCCTGATCAATGCCTGCGCGGCGATCGTGCCGGGCATGCTGGCCGGCGGCGGCGGGAAGATCGTCAACGTCGCAGCGGCTTCTGCCGCCAGCGGCAAGGCCGCCATGGGCGCCTACATCGCTTCCAAGGACGCGGTCGCCCGATTGACCGAAAGCATGTCCCAGGAGTTGCGCGGGCAGGGCATCAACGTGAACGCGGTCGCGCCCAGCATCCTCGACACGCCGGCCAACCGCATGGGCATGCCTGACGCCGATCCCGGGCGCTGGGTCGGTGTCAGCGACCTGGCGGCCGTGGTGGTGTTCCTGGCGTCGGCGCGGGCCCGGGCCGTGCACGGCGCGGTGATTCCCGTGGTGGGCCTGAGCTGA
- the bktB gene encoding beta-ketothiolase BktB: protein MQREVVIVSGVRTAIGAFGGSLKDFPPTELASRVTREALERAGVHGDDVGNVVFGNVIHTEPADMYLARVAAVRAGISHAAPALTVNRLCGSGLQALVSAAQSILLGDAAIAVAGGAENMSRAPHATNALRWGTRMGDVSFVDMMTGALTDPFDQVHMGITAENVAQRYGIAREAQDALALESHRRAAHATSAGHFKEQILPIAVKSRKGEVLFDTDEHIRPETTLEGLASMRTAFKKNGTVTAGNASGLNDGAAALVLMERGVAEQRGVKPLARLVAYAHAGVDPKYMGIGPIPASRLALQRAGLTVADIDVAEANEAFAAQACAVTAGLELDPAKVNPNGSGIGLGHPIGATGAIITVKALYELQRTGGRYALVTMCIGGGQGIAAIFERI, encoded by the coding sequence ATGCAAAGAGAAGTCGTGATCGTCAGTGGAGTTCGAACCGCCATTGGCGCCTTTGGCGGTAGTTTGAAAGACTTTCCTCCCACCGAACTGGCGTCGCGCGTCACGCGCGAAGCGCTGGAACGCGCGGGTGTTCACGGCGACGACGTCGGGAACGTCGTGTTCGGCAATGTGATTCACACCGAACCTGCGGACATGTACCTCGCGCGCGTGGCGGCAGTACGTGCCGGGATCTCCCACGCGGCACCGGCGTTGACCGTGAATCGCCTGTGCGGCTCCGGCCTGCAGGCCCTGGTATCGGCGGCGCAGTCGATTCTGCTCGGCGATGCGGCTATCGCTGTCGCAGGCGGCGCGGAAAACATGAGCCGTGCTCCGCATGCGACGAACGCCCTGCGCTGGGGCACCCGCATGGGGGATGTCAGCTTCGTCGACATGATGACAGGTGCGCTGACCGATCCGTTCGATCAGGTCCACATGGGTATCACTGCCGAGAATGTCGCGCAGCGCTATGGCATCGCCCGGGAGGCGCAGGATGCGCTGGCGCTGGAATCACACAGGCGCGCGGCGCATGCCACCTCCGCCGGTCACTTCAAGGAGCAAATCCTGCCGATCGCCGTCAAGTCGCGCAAGGGTGAGGTGCTGTTCGACACGGACGAGCACATCCGCCCGGAGACGACCCTGGAAGGATTGGCCTCCATGCGGACCGCGTTCAAGAAGAACGGCACGGTCACGGCCGGCAATGCTTCCGGTCTGAACGACGGTGCCGCGGCGCTGGTGCTGATGGAACGGGGCGTGGCGGAGCAGCGTGGCGTCAAGCCGCTGGCACGCCTGGTCGCTTATGCGCATGCCGGTGTGGATCCGAAATACATGGGCATCGGCCCCATTCCCGCCAGCCGTCTGGCGCTGCAGCGCGCCGGCTTGACGGTCGCCGATATCGACGTCGCGGAGGCCAATGAAGCATTCGCCGCTCAGGCTTGCGCCGTCACGGCGGGGCTGGAACTGGATCCGGCAAAGGTGAATCCGAATGGTTCCGGCATCGGACTGGGACATCCTATCGGCGCCACCGGCGCCATCATCACCGTGAAAGCATTGTACGAATTGCAGCGCACCGGCGGGCGCTATGCGCTCGTGACGATGTGCATTGGCGGCGGCCAGGGCATCGCGGCGATTTTTGAACGCATCTGA